One Lacipirellulaceae bacterium DNA window includes the following coding sequences:
- the upp gene encoding uracil phosphoribosyltransferase — MTTVVDTNSPPAQFQGGVFEINHPLVQRHITWMRNKDTRPSSFRHSVRRLAALMAYEATKDLPSEPVAVQTPLAEAEGVKIHGRIGLVPILRAGLGMVDPVLDLLPMAEVWHLGLYRDEATAEPVTYYDKLPEERPVDVALVTDPMLATGGSVTAALTALREWGVPHVKVLSLIASREGVDTVAEQFPEAQVYVCKIDPILNDNKFIVPGLGDAGDRIFNTVDPS; from the coding sequence ATGACAACTGTTGTGGATACCAACTCCCCTCCAGCCCAGTTCCAGGGCGGCGTTTTTGAAATCAACCATCCGCTTGTGCAGAGACACATTACTTGGATGCGGAACAAGGACACGCGTCCCAGCTCGTTCCGGCATTCTGTACGTCGTCTTGCTGCACTAATGGCTTACGAGGCGACCAAAGACTTACCGAGCGAACCAGTGGCCGTGCAAACTCCCTTGGCTGAAGCTGAAGGAGTGAAGATCCATGGACGCATTGGTCTGGTTCCTATCTTGCGAGCTGGCCTAGGGATGGTCGATCCCGTACTCGACTTGTTGCCGATGGCGGAGGTCTGGCATTTGGGACTCTATCGTGACGAAGCGACCGCCGAGCCAGTGACCTACTACGACAAGCTTCCTGAAGAGCGTCCCGTGGATGTGGCTCTCGTTACCGATCCGATGCTGGCTACCGGAGGTTCGGTCACTGCAGCCCTTACCGCGCTTCGCGAGTGGGGCGTACCTCATGTGAAAGTTCTCTCCTTGATTGCTTCTCGTGAAGGTGTTGATACGGTCGCGGAGCAATTCCCTGAGGCACAAGTTTACGTTTGTAAGATCGATCCGATCTTGAACGACAACAAGTTCATCGTTCCCGGCCTTGGTGACGCGGGAGATCGCATTTTCAATACGGTTGATCCGTCGTAA
- the hpt gene encoding hypoxanthine phosphoribosyltransferase: MKTLYSEAELHAGVERMAREIEAAYEGRQLTIVGVLTGSVVVVADLIRLIDQPMRVGVIQASSYRGATTTRGDLVINSELMLDIEGRDVLLVDDIFDTGHTLEKVVAKLDDFKPNSVASAVLLRKQGRQEVEYEPDFVAFTIPDEFVVGYGLDYEDMYRNLPFLGALEEQDLQRHAEEAVAVGEASNG; this comes from the coding sequence ATGAAAACACTCTATTCCGAAGCAGAACTCCACGCTGGTGTCGAACGCATGGCTCGCGAAATCGAAGCCGCTTATGAAGGCCGACAGCTTACAATCGTGGGTGTTCTCACGGGCAGTGTTGTCGTTGTGGCGGATTTAATACGCCTGATTGATCAACCAATGCGTGTTGGGGTGATTCAAGCCAGCAGCTACCGCGGGGCGACGACAACACGCGGCGATCTGGTGATCAATAGCGAACTGATGCTTGATATCGAAGGCCGCGATGTGCTGCTTGTCGACGATATTTTCGACACCGGCCACACGCTGGAAAAAGTGGTCGCCAAACTCGACGACTTCAAACCCAACTCGGTCGCCTCGGCAGTATTGCTCCGCAAACAAGGCCGGCAGGAAGTCGAATACGAGCCAGACTTCGTTGCGTTCACTATTCCTGACGAGTTCGTGGTCGGCTATGGTCTCGACTACGAGGACATGTATCGAAACCTTCCGTTCCTGGGTGCTCTCGAAGAGCAAGATCTGCAACGGCATGCTGAGGAAGCTGTGGCTGTCGGTGAAGCAAGCAATGGCTGA
- a CDS encoding serine protein kinase translates to MATGNDIISLVSQQQDRDKFRRKNWVGTFAEYLDIVKENPKVTRSAYQRLYDMILSYGVDVEKKGREKIYRYRFFDDPTNDGKDAVFGLREPLHKLVNALKSAAFEYGIEKRVLLLHGPVGSSKSTIVRLLKQGLQRYSTTDEGALYTLGWVDEENPDEVHWCPMNEEPLHLIPHRFRDDVSAQLNAGRGADDFYVRIRGELDPFCRFMYQQRLKKYDGDWTRVVDDVRIKRVILSEKDRVGIGTFQPKDEKNQDATELTGDINYRKIAVYGSDSDPRAFNFDGEFNVANRGLIEFVEVLKLDVAFLYDLLGASQEHRIKPKKFAQTDIDEVIIGHTNEPEYKRLKNNEFMEALRDRTVKIDIPYVTTLEEEIKIYEKDYNDKTVANKHIAPHTIEMAAMWALLTRLEEPKHAGLTRLQKLKLYNGKTLPGFTEENIAELRDEAIQEGLIGISPRYVQDKISNALVAHPEANSINPFMVMNELAAGLKHHGLLNNEETKQEYRELLDVVKEEYSNIVKNEVQRAIAADEDALSRLCGNYIDNIKAYTQKEKVKNPYTGQYDEPDERLMRSIEEKIDIPDSRKDDFRREIMNYIGALSIDGKKFDYKTNERLNKALELKLFEDQKDSIKLTSLVSNVVDAETQQKIDVVKGRLIRDYGYDEESATDVLQYVASIFARGDTKE, encoded by the coding sequence ATGGCAACCGGCAACGACATCATCTCCCTGGTTTCCCAGCAGCAAGATCGAGATAAGTTCCGCCGCAAGAATTGGGTCGGTACGTTCGCTGAGTATCTCGACATCGTCAAAGAGAATCCCAAGGTCACGCGCAGTGCTTATCAGCGACTGTACGACATGATCCTTTCCTACGGTGTGGATGTCGAAAAGAAGGGTCGGGAGAAGATCTATCGCTATCGGTTCTTCGATGATCCGACGAATGATGGCAAAGATGCGGTCTTCGGTCTTCGTGAGCCGCTCCACAAGTTGGTCAACGCCCTCAAGAGCGCGGCCTTCGAGTACGGCATCGAAAAACGCGTTCTCCTATTGCACGGCCCCGTAGGCAGTAGCAAGAGCACAATCGTGCGGCTCCTCAAACAGGGTTTGCAGCGTTACTCGACGACGGATGAGGGGGCACTTTACACACTCGGCTGGGTGGATGAAGAAAATCCCGACGAAGTTCACTGGTGCCCGATGAACGAGGAGCCATTGCACCTAATTCCTCACCGTTTCCGTGACGATGTGTCTGCGCAGTTGAACGCGGGTCGCGGAGCGGACGATTTCTACGTGCGGATTCGCGGCGAGCTCGATCCCTTCTGCCGCTTTATGTATCAACAGCGGTTGAAAAAGTACGACGGCGATTGGACCCGTGTTGTCGACGATGTACGGATCAAACGGGTCATCCTCAGCGAGAAAGACCGCGTCGGCATTGGCACTTTCCAACCGAAAGACGAGAAAAACCAAGACGCGACCGAGCTCACCGGCGACATCAACTACCGCAAAATCGCCGTCTACGGCAGCGATAGCGATCCCCGTGCGTTCAATTTCGACGGGGAATTCAACGTTGCGAATCGTGGGCTCATTGAGTTTGTCGAGGTCCTCAAGCTGGACGTGGCGTTCCTCTACGATCTGCTCGGTGCCAGCCAAGAGCATCGCATCAAGCCGAAGAAGTTCGCTCAGACGGACATCGACGAGGTCATCATCGGCCACACGAACGAGCCCGAATACAAACGCCTCAAGAATAACGAGTTCATGGAAGCATTGCGTGATCGGACCGTGAAGATCGACATTCCTTACGTGACCACTCTCGAAGAAGAAATCAAAATCTACGAGAAAGACTACAACGACAAGACTGTTGCCAACAAGCACATTGCACCCCATACAATCGAAATGGCAGCGATGTGGGCATTGCTAACACGGTTGGAAGAGCCCAAGCACGCCGGTCTGACGCGTTTGCAGAAGCTCAAGCTTTACAACGGTAAAACACTCCCCGGTTTCACGGAGGAGAACATCGCTGAGCTACGCGACGAAGCCATCCAGGAAGGCCTCATCGGTATCTCACCGCGCTACGTGCAGGACAAGATTTCCAATGCGCTCGTAGCGCATCCTGAAGCTAACTCGATCAACCCCTTCATGGTGATGAACGAATTGGCCGCGGGGCTTAAGCACCACGGCCTCCTGAATAATGAAGAGACCAAGCAGGAGTACCGCGAACTGCTCGACGTTGTGAAAGAGGAGTACTCAAATATCGTGAAGAACGAAGTCCAACGCGCCATTGCCGCCGACGAGGACGCTCTCTCACGCCTCTGCGGCAATTACATCGACAACATCAAGGCCTACACGCAAAAGGAAAAGGTCAAGAATCCCTATACAGGCCAATACGACGAGCCGGACGAGCGTCTCATGCGGTCGATCGAAGAAAAGATCGACATCCCCGACAGTCGCAAGGACGATTTCCGCCGCGAGATTATGAACTACATCGGTGCACTTTCGATCGACGGCAAGAAGTTCGACTACAAGACGAACGAGCGGCTAAACAAGGCACTTGAACTAAAGCTATTCGAAGACCAAAAGGACTCCATCAAGCTGACGAGCCTCGTCTCCAACGTGGTCGACGCCGAGACGCAGCAGAAGATTGACGTTGTGAAAGGCCGCCTAATCCGCGACTACGGTTACGACGAGGAAAGCGCGACAGACGTGCTTCAATACGTCGCCAGCATTTTCGCGCGGGGTGATACGAAAGAATAA
- a CDS encoding cytidine deaminase, whose product MNEQQRKALIQAAIEARANAYAPYSEFLVGAAILTADGKIFGGCNVENASYGLTICAERVAAGSAVAAGSQAFLAVAVATPGGHSPCGACRQFLAEFGGSMTVLLVDSDDPAKVRETSLDRLLPEQFEIPE is encoded by the coding sequence ATGAATGAGCAACAACGCAAGGCACTCATCCAAGCTGCAATTGAAGCACGTGCGAACGCCTACGCTCCTTACTCCGAGTTCCTCGTTGGCGCTGCCATACTGACGGCTGACGGCAAAATCTTCGGCGGCTGTAACGTCGAAAACGCAAGCTACGGGCTGACGATCTGTGCTGAACGGGTTGCGGCGGGTTCGGCAGTCGCTGCGGGGTCGCAAGCATTTTTGGCGGTCGCCGTTGCGACCCCGGGCGGGCATTCACCATGCGGTGCGTGTCGCCAGTTCCTTGCGGAATTCGGTGGCAGCATGACCGTCCTGTTGGTGGATTCCGATGATCCAGCCAAAGTTAGGGAAACAAGCCTGGATCGCTTGCTACCAGAGCAGTTTGAGATCCCAGAATAG
- a CDS encoding NupC/NupG family nucleoside CNT transporter, translating to MTSLILAQAAEAQEYSSTLGQRLISALGLFVMIALAWLMSSHKQKIPWRVVAGGLGLQFLFAILILGNKYGKLFFDWLGDFFSAVVNTTDAGSAFLFNIYPQPGDEALPPQYTLWRSFAFGVLPTIIFFSSLMAILYHLGVMQRVVQVFAWIMQKTLGTSGAETLSAAANIFVGQTEAPLVVRPYVGQMTLSELNVVMVGGFATIAGGVLAIFLRMGIDAGHLITASVISAPAALLIAKVLQPETEEPKTAGHVKIEAESGNVNVLEAAAEGASTGMQLALNVAAMLVAFVALVTLADLGIGWLGTIFGFEEEAAWSLDKIFGFLFAPFAWLMSIPWDECQTAGSLLGTKMVVNEVLAYIQLDGADKAGDLSQRSVDILTYALCGFANFSSIGIQLGGIGGIAPERRGDLAKLGFRAMLGGTLAAFMTACIAGILL from the coding sequence TTGACCAGCCTAATATTAGCTCAAGCCGCTGAAGCTCAAGAATACTCCAGCACTTTAGGCCAACGGCTCATTAGCGCGCTAGGTCTGTTCGTTATGATTGCCCTGGCTTGGCTGATGAGCTCGCACAAGCAGAAGATACCTTGGCGAGTGGTTGCTGGCGGTCTTGGGCTTCAGTTTCTCTTTGCGATTCTCATTCTTGGTAACAAGTATGGGAAACTCTTTTTCGACTGGCTTGGCGATTTCTTCAGCGCCGTGGTGAATACCACCGACGCAGGTTCGGCTTTCCTCTTCAACATCTATCCTCAGCCAGGGGACGAGGCCTTACCGCCGCAGTACACGCTCTGGAGGAGCTTCGCATTTGGCGTCTTACCGACGATTATCTTCTTCTCCTCACTCATGGCGATTCTCTATCACCTTGGCGTGATGCAGCGTGTCGTGCAGGTGTTTGCTTGGATTATGCAGAAGACGCTCGGAACTTCGGGGGCGGAGACGCTCTCTGCAGCTGCGAACATTTTCGTTGGCCAAACCGAAGCGCCGCTGGTCGTGCGACCCTATGTGGGGCAGATGACACTTTCTGAGTTGAACGTGGTGATGGTGGGTGGCTTTGCTACGATTGCTGGTGGCGTTCTCGCAATCTTCTTACGTATGGGGATCGACGCGGGACATCTGATTACCGCGTCGGTGATTTCTGCCCCAGCTGCACTCTTAATTGCAAAAGTATTGCAGCCGGAGACCGAAGAACCCAAGACCGCTGGCCATGTCAAAATCGAGGCCGAGTCTGGCAACGTGAACGTGCTCGAAGCGGCTGCCGAAGGGGCAAGCACAGGAATGCAACTCGCACTGAACGTCGCTGCGATGCTCGTGGCTTTCGTTGCTTTGGTCACCCTTGCCGATTTAGGGATTGGTTGGTTGGGGACGATTTTTGGGTTCGAAGAAGAGGCCGCTTGGTCTCTCGACAAGATATTCGGGTTTCTCTTTGCCCCTTTTGCGTGGTTGATGAGTATCCCTTGGGACGAATGTCAAACCGCTGGCAGCTTGCTCGGAACGAAGATGGTCGTCAACGAGGTGCTTGCCTACATTCAACTCGATGGAGCGGACAAGGCCGGCGACCTCAGCCAGCGATCAGTTGATATTCTCACTTACGCCCTTTGCGGTTTTGCGAACTTTAGCTCCATCGGAATCCAACTCGGCGGTATCGGCGGTATTGCCCCTGAAAGACGGGGAGATCTAGCCAAGTTAGGCTTCCGCGCCATGCTCGGCGGAACGCTTGCCGCTTTCATGACCGCCTGTATTGCTGGAATTTTGTTATGA
- a CDS encoding thymidine phosphorylase, translated as MNPVWIIEKKRDNGELSDEEIAFFVDGFAKESIPDYQMASLAMAIFLNGMTSRETAALTREMLNSGATFTWPDGSKQVDKHSTGGIGDKVSLPLAAMLACCDLQVPMISGRGLGSTGGTLDKLESIPGFRTDLSMDEMREVVEKVGCVISGATPKLVPADRKLYALRDVTATVPSIPLITASIMSKKLAEGLDALVLDVKFGSGAFMKTHSQAKALASSLVATGKAMDVKTTALITDMNQPLGRMVGNAVEVDESLAAMEGEGPSDLMEATLALGIELLLSTGTAENSEAARKRLQYTLDSGKAREKFAEMVAAQGGDIDAPRPVSPSIDLAGTEEGYVSEIDTEQLGQAIISLRGGRKVQGEKLDHSTGLEMLVRLGEHVEKGQPLVRVFAKSEDAGDVCESVLSAIKISPDSTKSGPLIIEQVA; from the coding sequence ATGAATCCCGTTTGGATAATCGAAAAGAAGCGAGACAACGGCGAACTCTCCGACGAAGAGATTGCCTTTTTTGTTGACGGCTTCGCCAAAGAGAGTATCCCCGACTACCAAATGGCCTCACTGGCGATGGCCATTTTTCTCAACGGTATGACCTCTCGTGAAACGGCTGCTCTGACGCGTGAGATGCTTAACTCGGGAGCTACCTTCACTTGGCCCGATGGCAGCAAGCAAGTCGACAAGCATTCCACGGGCGGCATCGGAGATAAGGTCTCGCTGCCGTTAGCGGCTATGCTCGCTTGTTGCGACCTACAAGTCCCTATGATCTCAGGGCGTGGCCTGGGGTCTACAGGCGGCACGCTTGATAAGTTGGAATCCATTCCCGGCTTCCGTACGGATCTCTCAATGGATGAGATGCGTGAAGTCGTTGAAAAAGTCGGCTGCGTCATCAGCGGAGCCACTCCTAAGCTGGTTCCTGCCGATCGCAAGCTCTACGCCCTGCGCGACGTGACGGCCACGGTCCCCTCGATACCGCTGATCACAGCAAGCATCATGAGCAAGAAGTTAGCCGAAGGGCTCGACGCATTGGTCTTGGATGTAAAGTTTGGCAGTGGCGCATTTATGAAGACACACAGCCAGGCGAAAGCTTTAGCCTCTTCACTCGTCGCAACGGGCAAGGCAATGGACGTGAAGACGACAGCGCTCATCACCGATATGAATCAACCGTTAGGCCGAATGGTCGGTAATGCTGTCGAAGTTGATGAATCGCTGGCCGCCATGGAGGGCGAGGGTCCAAGTGATCTCATGGAGGCGACTCTTGCCCTCGGGATCGAGTTGTTGCTCTCAACTGGAACGGCCGAAAATAGCGAAGCAGCCCGCAAGCGACTGCAGTATACGCTTGACAGTGGCAAAGCCCGCGAAAAGTTCGCTGAGATGGTCGCCGCGCAAGGCGGAGACATTGACGCTCCACGCCCCGTGAGCCCCTCGATTGATCTCGCAGGGACTGAAGAAGGCTACGTCTCAGAGATCGACACGGAGCAACTCGGGCAGGCGATTATCTCCTTGCGGGGTGGTCGAAAAGTTCAAGGGGAAAAGCTTGATCACTCGACCGGTTTGGAAATGCTCGTCCGCTTAGGTGAACATGTCGAAAAAGGTCAGCCCTTGGTCAGAGTCTTCGCGAAAAGTGAGGATGCCGGAGACGTGTGCGAATCGGTGCTCTCCGCGATTAAGATTTCACCGGACTCAACGAAGTCTGGCCCCTTGATTATCGAGCAAGTTGCATAG
- a CDS encoding DUF444 family protein, with protein sequence MDIKRDQRRFKQIVRGRIRDNLRKYITHGEMIGRRGKDLVSIPVPQLDVPRFKFGKNGSGGVGQGEGEVGQPIGKPGQDPAGSGGAGSEPGAGHLIEVEISLDELAEMLGDELELPRIEPKGTASVEAEKSKYNSVRQTGPESLRHFRRTYLRALRRQISTGVYEPLEPRVVPIKADKQYRSWNDVPIPHVNAAVIYMMDVSGSMTDDQKEIVRTEAFWIDAWLGSQYKGVERRYIIHDAVAKEVDEHTFYHTRESGGTRISSAYKAAAELMDREFPAELWNIYCFQFSDGDNWGDDNRQAFKLLSDRLLPRVNLFCYGQVESPYGSGEFLDSLEKQYEGSETLVLSEIPDKEGIYESIKTFLGKGR encoded by the coding sequence TTGGACATCAAACGCGATCAACGCCGTTTCAAGCAAATCGTCCGCGGGCGAATACGAGACAATCTGCGCAAGTACATCACCCACGGCGAGATGATTGGTCGTCGCGGGAAAGACTTGGTTAGCATCCCTGTGCCGCAGCTTGATGTGCCGCGGTTTAAGTTCGGCAAGAACGGTTCGGGCGGAGTCGGGCAGGGCGAGGGCGAAGTCGGTCAGCCAATCGGCAAGCCGGGGCAAGACCCTGCAGGTTCGGGCGGAGCGGGAAGTGAGCCGGGTGCGGGGCATCTGATTGAAGTCGAAATTTCGCTCGATGAGTTAGCCGAAATGCTTGGTGACGAACTCGAACTGCCACGTATCGAGCCCAAAGGCACCGCCAGCGTCGAAGCCGAGAAGAGCAAGTACAACAGCGTTCGCCAAACGGGTCCAGAGTCGCTACGGCATTTTCGTCGGACTTATTTGCGAGCACTCCGGCGGCAGATTTCCACAGGCGTTTATGAGCCGCTTGAACCTCGCGTCGTACCCATCAAGGCTGACAAACAGTATCGCAGTTGGAATGACGTGCCGATTCCGCATGTTAACGCCGCGGTGATTTACATGATGGATGTCTCGGGCTCTATGACCGACGATCAGAAGGAGATCGTCCGTACCGAAGCCTTCTGGATCGACGCCTGGTTGGGCAGCCAGTACAAGGGCGTCGAACGGCGTTACATCATCCACGACGCGGTTGCCAAAGAAGTCGACGAGCACACCTTCTACCACACCCGCGAAAGTGGCGGCACGCGAATCAGCAGTGCTTACAAAGCGGCTGCTGAACTAATGGACCGCGAGTTCCCCGCTGAGCTCTGGAATATCTACTGCTTCCAATTCTCCGACGGCGACAACTGGGGCGACGACAACCGGCAAGCCTTCAAGCTACTCAGTGATCGCTTGCTGCCGCGCGTGAACCTCTTCTGCTACGGCCAAGTCGAAAGTCCCTACGGCAGTGGTGAGTTCCTCGATTCGCTGGAGAAACAGTACGAAGGAAGCGAAACGTTGGTCTTGTCGGAGATTCCCGACAAGGAAGGGATTTACGAGTCGATCAAGACGTTCCTGGGGAAGGGACGTTAG
- a CDS encoding heme-dependent peroxidase has translation MNRPQAAPAEISLVPAGGGWHCSHLYYTWDRAVLAQMPAKQLSAGRAAVVETLDPSAENNPARLQLSVVSGHKADFSLMLMDPDPLKVDGVHQRLMSSPLGVALQPGYSFVSVTEISEYVPSVEQFGARLVAEGEEKDSPTYTAKVKGYEGRLEAMNKQRITPDFPEYPSTCFYPMNKKRKVGENWFLLDKKERNRMMSEHARSGMAYAGKVSQLITVGLGFDDWEWGVTLWAANPEFLKDIVYQMRFDEASARYAEFGPFLISYICSAEAMLDHCRVGV, from the coding sequence ATGAATCGTCCACAGGCCGCTCCGGCGGAAATTTCTTTGGTCCCCGCTGGGGGCGGATGGCATTGCAGCCATCTTTATTACACGTGGGACCGAGCGGTCCTCGCTCAGATGCCAGCCAAGCAGCTCTCAGCCGGGCGAGCCGCAGTTGTCGAAACGCTCGATCCTTCTGCTGAAAACAATCCGGCGCGTTTGCAGCTTTCCGTGGTAAGTGGACACAAGGCTGACTTCTCCCTGATGTTGATGGACCCGGATCCATTGAAAGTGGATGGCGTCCATCAACGACTGATGAGCAGCCCGCTTGGTGTGGCTTTGCAGCCTGGGTACTCTTTCGTTTCAGTGACCGAGATCAGCGAGTACGTCCCCAGCGTCGAGCAATTCGGTGCTCGTCTCGTTGCCGAAGGGGAAGAAAAGGACAGCCCGACCTACACCGCCAAGGTGAAGGGCTACGAAGGGCGCTTGGAGGCGATGAACAAGCAGCGCATCACGCCAGACTTTCCTGAGTACCCCAGCACCTGCTTCTATCCGATGAACAAGAAGCGCAAGGTCGGCGAAAACTGGTTTCTGCTCGACAAGAAAGAGCGAAACCGCATGATGAGCGAACATGCCCGCAGCGGCATGGCGTACGCCGGCAAGGTGTCTCAGTTGATAACCGTTGGCTTAGGCTTTGACGATTGGGAGTGGGGCGTCACTCTATGGGCGGCGAATCCAGAATTCCTCAAAGACATCGTCTATCAGATGCGGTTCGACGAGGCGAGTGCCCGCTACGCGGAGTTCGGACCTTTCCTCATCAGCTACATCTGCTCTGCAGAAGCGATGCTCGATCACTGCCGAGTTGGGGTTTAG
- a CDS encoding SpoVR family protein has protein sequence MPLIQSSNLTPELAAMQVEVEEYARGHGLDFYPTIFELIDADELNMIAARGGFPTRYPHWRFGMEYEQLSRGYTYGLQKIYEMVINNNPCYAYLMRSNGLIDQKLVMAHVYGHCDFFKNNQWFSHTSRKMMDEMANHGTRVRKHMDKVGVEAVEEFIDACLSLEDLIDVYAPHIKRRKERNRSALSEEQEEEKKPRRFESKDYLDAYVNPPEPIGDEEAERNQVRSFPEHPERDILLFLLEHAPLTTWQADVLSIIRDEAYYFSPQGQTKIMNEGWASYWHSKIMTTQGLTTADVVNYCDHHSGTLASSPTQLNPYKVGIELFRDIEDRWNRGAFGKEYEECDDAEERRRWNTNAGLGRKKIFEVRRIHNDLTFIDEFLTLDFVREHRLFRFGYNPGSEAYEIESREFPQVKQQLLSSLTNRGRPLIYVVDGNYLNRGELYLIHEHTGVDLQLDYATDTLENLQRLWNRPVHLETVVDETKAVLSYDGEEHDCDYGNTIDVTFDFADDSED, from the coding sequence ATGCCCTTGATTCAATCTTCCAACCTAACGCCCGAATTGGCCGCGATGCAGGTCGAGGTTGAGGAGTACGCGCGGGGGCACGGCCTTGATTTCTATCCGACGATTTTCGAACTGATCGACGCGGATGAGTTGAACATGATCGCCGCCCGCGGTGGGTTTCCTACGCGCTATCCGCATTGGCGGTTTGGGATGGAGTACGAGCAACTCAGCCGGGGGTACACCTACGGCCTGCAAAAAATCTACGAGATGGTGATCAACAACAATCCCTGCTACGCGTATTTGATGCGCAGTAACGGGCTGATTGATCAGAAATTGGTAATGGCCCACGTCTACGGTCACTGCGACTTCTTCAAGAACAACCAGTGGTTCTCGCACACCAGCCGCAAGATGATGGACGAGATGGCCAATCACGGCACTCGCGTCCGCAAGCACATGGACAAGGTGGGTGTGGAAGCGGTCGAAGAGTTCATTGACGCTTGTCTGAGCCTTGAGGATTTGATCGATGTTTACGCGCCACACATTAAGCGTCGCAAAGAGCGAAACCGATCGGCTTTGAGCGAGGAACAGGAAGAAGAAAAGAAGCCTCGGCGGTTTGAGTCCAAGGATTACCTCGACGCTTACGTCAATCCGCCTGAACCGATTGGCGACGAAGAAGCGGAACGCAATCAGGTAAGGTCATTCCCTGAGCATCCCGAACGCGACATTTTGCTGTTCTTACTAGAGCATGCTCCATTGACTACATGGCAAGCTGATGTCCTGTCAATCATTCGTGACGAAGCGTATTACTTCTCTCCCCAGGGCCAGACCAAGATCATGAACGAGGGTTGGGCCAGCTACTGGCATTCCAAGATCATGACCACCCAGGGGCTTACCACAGCAGATGTCGTCAATTACTGCGATCACCACAGTGGCACGTTGGCAAGCTCGCCGACGCAGCTCAATCCGTACAAAGTCGGCATCGAACTGTTCCGCGACATCGAAGACCGCTGGAATCGAGGCGCCTTCGGCAAAGAGTACGAAGAATGCGACGATGCCGAAGAACGCCGTCGCTGGAATACGAATGCTGGACTCGGACGGAAGAAGATTTTCGAAGTTCGTCGCATCCACAACGATCTGACCTTTATCGACGAGTTTCTTACACTTGACTTCGTGCGAGAACACAGACTGTTCCGTTTCGGCTACAACCCTGGCAGCGAGGCGTATGAGATCGAAAGCCGCGAGTTCCCTCAGGTCAAACAGCAGCTACTGTCCAGCCTGACCAATCGCGGTAGGCCGCTGATTTACGTGGTGGACGGCAACTATCTCAATCGTGGCGAATTATACTTAATACATGAGCATACGGGCGTCGATCTGCAGCTCGACTACGCGACCGACACACTTGAGAACTTGCAACGCTTGTGGAACCGCCCTGTGCATTTGGAAACAGTCGTTGATGAGACTAAAGCGGTCCTCAGCTACGACGGTGAGGAACACGATTGCGACTACGGCAATACCATTGATGTGACGTTTGATTTTGCTGACGATTCAGAGGATTGA